A region from the Cryptosporangium arvum DSM 44712 genome encodes:
- a CDS encoding FtsX-like permease family protein, which yields MRRPSLTMPAVHWPSVRGRARADRGPLSLVAAVVLVVTLLAAALPPLMRATADDAARDAIRRAGPEAAVQVEALWADDYGPNGGRLRDDDLADDVRNVQRVAVDKLDPELRRTLRAPVTVVTSVSLLVTDGSVQRRFQLNYVEDDHGGPAVTWVAGRAPGKTEDGDVETPYAGPPWEAQVGLSEAAAAALKLRPGDHIALKDEQRNPYNVLVSGVFKPVDPGDPAWELVPWVLRPTAGLDGAGSTRLGGLLSPDSLPDGRLALLPDQLRRTVYFRPDPDELTWASAQRLAGAVTALKAGSGSSAQTDTTLKFDTQLDGVLRDVRDQVTAAQAQASVLLIAVLAGAVLVLLLAAELLARRRSAALTAARERGASLPGVALELGLEAAAVTLPAAALGLLLSLVLAGGVAVPGALVVVLAALLAGPASGTLVAARATRDRRVPANRAARRWQERTRQLRRAAVDVAFVAAAAGAVVALRQRGVEGGTLAAAAPALGVLAATMLLLRLMPVGTGLVLRQSLRSRRPLAVFGAARAAATATRALPLLVLVTTTALVTFALTLDATTSRGTGDGAWRTVGADARLDVAPEATGSTARIAARIAAAPGVTGVATAQIDDGVRVIAGGDQTTPSLAVLDAPAFARLLAGNPLPDAPDLTRLRGTGRIPALVRSADGSLRPGMAVQLIRPGTTPLELEAVGEAPAINGEETVIVLDARTAPEPFTPNTVWANGPGAARAMDGAEGRVLTRTAVLQDRRTAPLTAGMVLLDRAAAATLLVLGLLGFALGAAASAPERWVTLARLRTLGLRPRDTHRVAAAELLPPVLVAAVCGPVLGLLLVELTFRALALRSLTGQPADPLTTVPWWLLGALALVLLGALASVVAAESAARRTHRLSTVLRIGD from the coding sequence ATGAGAAGGCCGTCGCTGACGATGCCCGCGGTGCACTGGCCGAGCGTCCGGGGCCGTGCCCGGGCCGACCGGGGACCGCTCTCGCTGGTCGCGGCCGTCGTGCTGGTCGTGACGCTGCTCGCGGCCGCGCTCCCGCCGCTGATGCGCGCCACCGCCGACGACGCCGCGCGCGACGCGATCCGGCGCGCCGGCCCGGAGGCCGCCGTGCAGGTGGAGGCGCTGTGGGCGGACGACTACGGGCCGAACGGCGGGCGCCTGCGCGACGACGACCTCGCCGACGACGTCAGGAACGTCCAGCGGGTGGCGGTGGACAAGCTCGACCCGGAGCTCCGCCGGACGCTGCGGGCGCCGGTCACCGTCGTCACCAGCGTCTCGCTGCTGGTCACCGACGGCAGCGTGCAGCGGCGCTTCCAGCTCAACTACGTCGAGGACGACCACGGTGGTCCGGCCGTGACCTGGGTCGCCGGTCGCGCACCGGGCAAGACCGAGGACGGCGACGTCGAGACGCCGTACGCCGGGCCGCCGTGGGAGGCCCAGGTAGGCCTGTCCGAGGCCGCCGCCGCGGCGCTGAAGCTGCGCCCCGGTGACCACATCGCGCTCAAGGACGAGCAGCGCAACCCGTACAACGTGCTGGTCAGTGGCGTCTTCAAGCCGGTCGATCCCGGTGATCCGGCGTGGGAACTCGTGCCCTGGGTGCTGCGGCCGACGGCGGGGCTGGACGGCGCGGGCAGCACCCGGCTCGGCGGCCTGCTCTCCCCGGACTCCCTGCCCGACGGCCGCCTCGCGCTGCTCCCCGACCAGCTGCGCCGCACGGTCTACTTCCGGCCCGACCCGGACGAGCTGACCTGGGCCTCGGCGCAGCGTCTCGCCGGTGCCGTCACCGCGCTGAAGGCCGGCTCCGGGTCGTCGGCGCAGACCGACACGACGCTGAAGTTCGACACGCAGCTCGACGGCGTGCTGCGCGACGTGCGCGACCAGGTGACCGCCGCGCAGGCCCAGGCGTCGGTGCTGCTGATCGCGGTGCTGGCCGGAGCGGTGCTGGTGTTGCTGCTCGCGGCGGAACTGCTCGCGCGGCGACGGTCGGCCGCGTTGACCGCGGCCCGCGAGCGTGGCGCCTCGCTGCCCGGCGTCGCGCTGGAGCTCGGGCTCGAGGCGGCGGCGGTGACGCTGCCCGCGGCCGCGCTCGGCCTGCTGCTGTCGCTGGTCCTCGCCGGTGGCGTGGCCGTCCCCGGCGCGCTCGTCGTCGTGCTGGCGGCCCTGCTCGCCGGGCCGGCGTCCGGGACGCTCGTCGCGGCCAGGGCCACCCGCGACCGTCGGGTGCCCGCGAACCGGGCCGCGCGGCGGTGGCAGGAACGCACCCGTCAGCTGCGGAGGGCGGCGGTCGACGTCGCGTTCGTGGCCGCCGCGGCCGGTGCGGTCGTGGCGCTGCGCCAGCGGGGCGTCGAGGGCGGGACGCTGGCCGCGGCCGCGCCCGCGCTCGGTGTGCTCGCGGCGACGATGCTGCTGCTGCGGTTGATGCCGGTCGGTACCGGGCTGGTGCTGCGTCAGTCGCTGCGCTCGCGGCGGCCGCTGGCGGTGTTCGGCGCGGCGCGCGCGGCGGCGACCGCGACCCGTGCGCTGCCGCTGCTGGTACTGGTGACGACGACCGCGCTCGTCACGTTCGCGCTCACGCTCGACGCGACCACGTCCCGGGGCACCGGGGACGGGGCGTGGCGCACGGTCGGCGCCGACGCCCGCCTCGACGTGGCGCCCGAAGCGACCGGGTCGACCGCGCGGATCGCGGCCCGGATCGCCGCCGCGCCCGGCGTCACCGGGGTGGCGACCGCGCAGATCGACGACGGCGTCCGGGTGATCGCCGGGGGTGACCAGACGACGCCGAGCCTCGCGGTGCTCGACGCACCGGCGTTCGCCCGGTTGCTGGCCGGAAACCCGCTGCCGGACGCACCCGACCTGACCCGGCTGCGCGGCACCGGCCGGATCCCGGCGCTGGTGCGCTCGGCCGACGGCAGCCTGCGTCCCGGCATGGCCGTCCAGCTGATCCGGCCGGGGACGACGCCGCTGGAGCTCGAAGCGGTCGGCGAGGCACCGGCGATCAACGGCGAGGAGACCGTCATCGTGCTCGACGCGCGGACGGCCCCGGAGCCGTTCACGCCGAACACGGTGTGGGCGAACGGGCCCGGTGCGGCGCGGGCGATGGACGGCGCCGAGGGACGCGTGCTCACCCGCACCGCCGTCCTCCAGGATCGCCGGACGGCCCCGCTCACCGCCGGGATGGTGCTGCTGGACCGGGCCGCGGCCGCGACGTTGCTGGTGCTCGGCCTGCTCGGCTTCGCGCTGGGCGCCGCGGCGAGCGCGCCGGAGCGATGGGTCACGCTGGCGCGCCTGCGCACGCTCGGCCTGCGTCCCCGCGACACCCACCGGGTGGCGGCGGCGGAGCTGCTGCCACCGGTGCTCGTCGCCGCCGTGTGCGGCCCGGTGCTCGGGCTGCTGCTGGTGGAGCTGACGTTCCGCGCGCTGGCCCTGCGCTCGCTGACCGGCCAGCCCGCGGATCCGCTCACCACGGTGCCGTGGTGGCTGCTGGGCGCTCTCGCCCTCGTCCTGCTGGGCGCGCTGGCGTCCGTCGTGGCCGCCGAGTCCGCGGCCCGCCGCACGCACCGCCTCAGCACGGTCCTGCGCATCGGCGACTGA